From the genome of Clavibacter nebraskensis NCPPB 2581:
GGCGGCGACGAGCACCGCGGCGACCGCGAGCGCGGCCCACGGCCAGGTGCTGCGGCCGCGCAGGGCCGGCGCGGTGGCGGCGGCGCGCGGGGTCGGCGCGGAGGCGGCGCTCGTGGCCGGGCGCGGCGGCGCGAAGCTGCCGGCCACGGAGGAGGTGCGCGGAGCGGGAGCGGGAGCGTCGAGGGGCACACCGGTCGGCGGCGCCGTCGGGAGGCCGGTGGGAGGGGCGACGGGTGCGCCGGTCGGCGGCGCCATCGCGTAGCCGGCGGGCGGCGCGACAGGAGCACCCGTGGGCGGGGCGAGCGGCGCACCGGCGGGCGGGGCGTCCACCGAGGCGTCGACGGCGGATCCCGTGGGCGGGGCGAGCGGCGCGGCACCGGGCGCGTAGTCCTCGGGTAGCGGCGACTCGGAGATCAGCTGGGGCTCGGGCGTCGAGGAGGCGCGGCCCGGGAAGACGCGGCGGCTGGAGACGAGCGACGTCCAGCGGGCACCGTCCCAGAAGCGCTGGTTGCCCTCGCCGTCGCCGAACCAGCCGGGCTCGTCGGACGACGGCGTGACCGACGTCGGGGAGGCGGGCGGCGGGGTCGACGACATGGTGCTCCTCAGCAGAGCGTTCCCCAGGTGGGGGAACTGCTCCTCGGCTCAGATTAGGCGGCGCCCGGGCCGGCCGGGAAGCCCGGTCGCGTCACCGGGCTGCCGCCCGCACCCCCAATCAGGGGCGCGGCGACAGCGGGACGAGGTCGACCGCGAGGCTGCGCGTGCCCGCGAGGCGGACGTCGTCGGCGCTGCCGACGAAGGCGACGCAGGCGGGATCGCCCGGGCGCGGGGCGCCGTCGACAGCCGCGACGGGTCGGACGGGGGCGGTGGTGGGGGAGACGCGGGACCGGATCGCGGAGCGCGCGGCCCGCCAACGCGCGGCCGCGAACAGCAGCGGCGGCAGCAGCCCGTAGAGCACGGCGTCCGGCTCGATCACGATCTGCGGCACGCCCGGCACGAACGACAGCGCCGCCCCGACCGCGACCAGCGCTACGGGCGCCGACCAGCCCACGCGCCCCGCGAGCCCGGAGACCGCGACGGTCACGACGAGGAAGGAGACGACCCAGGCGATGATCTCGGGCATGCGCGGCTTCCGGTGGGGCGGGCGGGGGACCGTTCGGGTCGGCGTGGTCGCGGGGATCAGCCGGTGCGGATGCGCGTGCGGGCCGCGTCGAGGTCGCGCGCGTCGAGCCCGTGCCCGCCGGGTCGCACGTGGGAGGAGACGTCGGCGCCGCGGCTGAGGGCCTCGCGCACCGTCCGCTCCACGTCGACGAGCGGCGCCATGGCGTCCGCGTCGCCGTTGAGCAGCGTGATCCGCGTGCCCGACAGGTCGGCGGCCGGCTCCCGGCCGCCGAGCGGCCAGCGCGCCGAGAAGGCGATCGTCGCGGTCAGCGCCGACGGGTGCAGCAGCGTGGTCGCCAGAGCCATGTTCGCCCCGTTCGAGAACCCGACAGCGAGGATCTCCCGGTCTCCCAGAGCGTAGGCCGACCGGGCCTCGGCGACCAGGTCGGCGAGATCGGCCGCGCGCGCGACCACGTCGTCGACATCGAAGACCCCTTCCGCGTGGCGGCGGAACCAGCGGGCGGCGGATCCCTCGCGCACGCTCCCGCGCGGTGCCAGCACCGGCTGCCCGGACGCGAGGAGCCGCGCGAGCTCGAGGCCCTGCCGCTCGTCGGCGCCCGTGCCGTGGAGGCCGAGGATCACGGGGCCGGTGTCGGCTCCCGGCTGGAACTCGTGGGGCGTCGCGTCGAGGAGCGCGCTCACGCGGCGGATCCGTCGACCGGGACCTGCTCCTCGTCGGGCAGGCGCAGCGGCGGCACCGCGGCCTCGATGTCGGCGCGGCTGGGCTCCAGCCACGGCGGGAGGCGGAGGCTGCGGCCGAGCTCGAGCAGCGGCTCGTCGATGTCGAAGCCGGGCGTGTCCGTTGCGATCTCGAACAGCACGCCGCCGGGCTCGCGGAAGTAGATGGAGGTGAAGTACTGGCGGTCGAGGATCTGCGTCACCTGGTGCCCGCGATCCACCAGCTCGTCGCGCCACGCCTGCTGCTCGACGCGGCCCGGCACGCGGAACGCCACGTGGTGCACGGTCCCGCCCGCGGTGAGGCCCTGCTGCGCGCCCGGGTCGGCGACGAGGTCGACGATCGCGCCGGGCCC
Proteins encoded in this window:
- a CDS encoding alpha/beta hydrolase, translated to MSALLDATPHEFQPGADTGPVILGLHGTGADERQGLELARLLASGQPVLAPRGSVREGSAARWFRRHAEGVFDVDDVVARAADLADLVAEARSAYALGDREILAVGFSNGANMALATTLLHPSALTATIAFSARWPLGGREPAADLSGTRITLLNGDADAMAPLVDVERTVREALSRGADVSSHVRPGGHGLDARDLDAARTRIRTG